Proteins from a single region of Borrelia hispanica CRI:
- a CDS encoding single-stranded DNA-binding protein, translating into MISKEWKSDVGFMMMGVLMSDINNITLSGRLVRDSLLSYSSTNLAILNFAIANNIKVKREGEWRDDAQFFNCVLFGKRAETLLHFLLKGKQVVVQGSMRHEQYKDKHSEVNKIKSIIFVDQLRLFGGDSKYHNPKVDIP; encoded by the coding sequence GTGATCTCCAAAGAATGGAAATCAGACGTAGGCTTTATGATGATGGGGGTTTTGATGTCTGACATTAATAACATCACATTATCAGGACGCTTAGTTAGAGATTCACTTTTATCTTATAGTAGTACAAATTTAGCTATATTAAATTTTGCTATAGCTAATAATATTAAAGTCAAAAGAGAAGGTGAGTGGAGAGATGATGCACAATTTTTTAATTGTGTATTATTTGGTAAGCGAGCAGAAACTCTTCTTCATTTTCTTCTTAAAGGCAAGCAAGTTGTTGTGCAAGGATCTATGAGACATGAGCAATATAAAGATAAACATAGTGAAGTTAATAAAATTAAAAGCATTATTTTTGTAGATCAACTGAGATTGTTTGGTGGGGATAGTAAGTATCATAATCCTAAAGTTGATATTCCTA